One Candidatus Binataceae bacterium DNA segment encodes these proteins:
- a CDS encoding acetate--CoA ligase family protein — MNNHHPSVKNILERARAERRVALSAADCAEICRAYEIPIPPQALASSESEAVRVAAEVGYPVALKISSPEIQHKTEVGGVALNLGDASAVETSFKSLIARGKSSRPEASFDGVLVQKMVPGGVELIVGASTDPSFGKLVAFGVGGVMVETLSDITFRLAPVTIPEARSMLDGIRSKEVLNGLRGGEAVNRDALTALVRNVSLLVHDFPEIAEVDLNPVFASRAGATAADVRILLDFDPAPVRFRPSQDEILRAMNRIMRPDSIAVIGASAEDGKIGNSVLKNLINGGYQGRIFPIHPSLDSVLGRKAFRSIKEVPERVDVAVFAIPARLVSPVLAECGQKSVAGAVLIPSGFAETGNVEMQREVLAVAREHDIRLMGPNIYGFYYTPKNLCATFCTPYDVRGKVALSSQSGGVGMAILGFSRSTKMGVSAIVGLGNKVDIDEDDLLTFFEKDPETEVVAMHLEDLKDGRSFAEVAKRVSVKKPVIVLKAGRTAAGARAARSHTAALAGNDRIYDDVLRQSGVVRAYSLNEMLEFARCIPMLPTPAGENVLIITGAGGSGVLLADACVDNGLKLMEMPADLDQAFRKFIPPFGAAGNPVDITGGEPPATYQNTIRLGLTDARVHSLVLGYWHTIITPPMVFAKLTAQVVEEQRRQGIDKPVVASLVGDVEVEEACAYLFERQIPAYAYTTEKPVLVLGAKYKWARGAGLFG, encoded by the coding sequence GATTTCTTCCCCTGAAATTCAGCACAAGACCGAGGTGGGCGGCGTGGCGCTAAACCTCGGCGATGCTTCTGCGGTTGAAACCTCATTTAAGTCGCTGATCGCGAGAGGCAAAAGCTCCAGGCCCGAGGCCTCCTTCGACGGGGTACTGGTTCAAAAGATGGTGCCGGGTGGTGTCGAGCTTATCGTCGGAGCATCGACCGACCCGAGCTTTGGAAAGTTGGTCGCGTTCGGCGTGGGCGGCGTGATGGTGGAAACCCTAAGTGACATCACCTTTCGCCTCGCGCCGGTGACGATACCTGAGGCTCGCTCGATGCTCGATGGAATCCGCAGCAAGGAAGTTCTGAATGGCTTGCGCGGCGGGGAAGCGGTGAACCGTGACGCCCTGACGGCGCTGGTGCGCAACGTGTCTCTGCTGGTGCATGACTTCCCCGAAATAGCCGAGGTGGACCTGAACCCGGTGTTCGCGTCGCGCGCCGGCGCAACGGCGGCCGATGTCCGAATACTGCTTGATTTCGACCCGGCCCCCGTACGTTTTCGTCCTTCGCAAGACGAGATACTGCGCGCCATGAACCGTATCATGCGTCCCGACTCGATCGCGGTCATCGGCGCGTCTGCCGAGGATGGGAAGATTGGCAACTCAGTTCTGAAAAACCTGATCAATGGCGGCTATCAGGGCCGCATCTTTCCAATCCATCCAAGCCTCGACTCGGTGCTGGGTCGCAAAGCGTTTCGCAGTATCAAGGAGGTTCCTGAACGCGTCGACGTCGCGGTGTTCGCGATCCCGGCGCGCCTGGTGTCGCCCGTGCTGGCCGAATGCGGCCAGAAGTCGGTCGCCGGTGCGGTTCTGATCCCATCGGGCTTCGCCGAGACCGGCAATGTCGAGATGCAGCGCGAGGTGCTCGCGGTCGCGCGCGAGCACGATATCCGTCTGATGGGACCGAACATCTACGGCTTTTACTATACCCCGAAGAACCTGTGCGCGACTTTCTGCACCCCTTACGACGTACGGGGGAAGGTCGCATTGTCATCGCAAAGCGGGGGAGTCGGCATGGCGATCCTGGGTTTTAGCCGATCCACGAAAATGGGAGTGTCGGCCATTGTGGGTTTGGGCAACAAAGTCGATATCGATGAAGACGACCTACTGACCTTTTTCGAGAAAGATCCCGAGACGGAGGTCGTCGCGATGCACCTCGAGGATCTCAAGGACGGCCGCTCCTTCGCGGAAGTTGCGAAGCGAGTCTCGGTCAAGAAGCCGGTTATCGTGCTCAAGGCCGGGCGCACGGCGGCAGGTGCGCGTGCTGCGCGCTCCCACACTGCGGCGTTGGCGGGCAACGATCGCATCTACGATGATGTATTGCGCCAATCCGGGGTCGTTCGCGCATACAGCCTTAACGAAATGCTCGAGTTTGCCCGTTGCATTCCAATGCTGCCGACGCCAGCCGGTGAGAACGTGCTGATTATTACCGGCGCCGGCGGTTCTGGCGTGCTGCTCGCCGATGCCTGCGTTGACAATGGACTCAAGCTGATGGAGATGCCGGCGGACCTTGACCAGGCGTTTCGCAAGTTCATTCCGCCCTTCGGCGCGGCAGGAAATCCGGTCGACATCACCGGTGGTGAGCCGCCCGCGACCTATCAAAATACCATCCGACTCGGACTCACGGACGCTCGCGTGCATTCGCTCGTGCTTGGCTATTGGCACACCATAATCACTCCACCCATGGTCTTCGCGAAACTCACCGCGCAGGTTGTCGAGGAACAGCGGCGCCAGGGAATAGACAAGCCGGTGGTAGCCTCGCTGGTCGGCGACGTCGAGGTGGAAGAGGCGTGTGCCTACTTGTTCGAGAGGCAGATCCCCGCCTACGCCTATACCACCGAAAAGCCGGTCCTGGTCTTGGGAGCGAAATACAAGTGGGCCCGGGGGGCGGGCCTTTTCGGGTGA